The following proteins are co-located in the Chryseobacterium daecheongense genome:
- a CDS encoding histidine kinase, whose amino-acid sequence MVNYSEKDGLNSSYTYSMSQDDKGLIWIGSDNGLFRFDGKEFKQYNKKSGLKNIDILGCNPLSNGEIFIVTYLSDFAYLKNGKIINPDDNKELRKLKFRDTSHTYSSGDSVCIYTANNPKDIYIYRRGKVTTIPLSLHAGFPLVGRNPYIFSMDVANHLLYLTDDTQKVIAYDILTRKKILCNISLPKSAIYRKGDFLVAYRGNTIDIFKRKNKFEFIKTQSFSVGEPIHQLVIDRNDRLWVCLDKGGVLYYKNTLQDGNLSRPMKIMNDFVMNHILVDKDKNIWFSTRNNGIYFITDKFFNNYIHLPVKNNSSYITAIGKSGKNIIMGYNEAKFGILKSNTIIDVSLEKNRKIETKALFSKGNSVILGLSLRTYQYNTDNKKITTIGDYSLKNIIPYNDSSILLCTSQGLTLYNFITGAKSDLFNERAYTALRYDKDSVFVGSFKDVYKMNVKTNKRQLFIEGYYFKDIKKLKPHVYVGSTNLNGVLIFNNKKILKRITEKDGLSTDQIKKIEVENENVFWASTNSGLSRIEIKGKKLAIDNFTQTDGLPSNVVAGCVIKDDTIYAGTSKGLGILPIHNLLTQQKFINKKVVINSVTVGDKEIFDLNQEIKGQTPDNTITFDVSFPDYISQGMIKFKYKVEGLTDEWQISNSSKIMFNSIPPGKYTFKVFGLGYNGKRSYTFSSIAFEIKPKFWQTWWFKFFIIIIGCSLIFVVVTIYFQRKRNKKLETLYYEKKIAELELQAIKAQINPHFIYNCLNSIQFLLYKKDYAETENYLNIFAQMIRKTLHYSEKTFMQIKEEIEYLSLYLNMEKLRLKDQFDYTITRSKNTDENWMIPSLLIQPFVENAIKHGVSGLKDRKGNIRITFDYTDSLLCITIEDNGVGIEKRPESAKANSFGVKLSQKRIETFRQLFETDITLELNNLSEKDGKQGTQIKLYMTPYENQNTSLHH is encoded by the coding sequence TTGGTAAATTATAGTGAGAAAGACGGGTTGAATAGCTCCTACACCTATTCTATGAGTCAGGATGACAAAGGACTTATCTGGATTGGTAGCGATAATGGACTTTTCAGGTTTGATGGTAAGGAATTTAAACAATACAATAAAAAAAGCGGGCTTAAAAACATTGATATCCTTGGGTGCAACCCTCTATCTAATGGTGAGATTTTCATCGTAACCTACCTGAGTGATTTTGCCTATCTGAAAAATGGCAAAATCATCAATCCGGATGATAACAAAGAGCTTAGGAAACTTAAATTCCGTGACACTTCCCATACTTACAGCAGTGGAGATTCAGTTTGTATATATACAGCCAACAATCCAAAAGATATCTATATATACAGACGTGGAAAAGTAACAACAATTCCTCTTTCCTTACATGCAGGTTTTCCCTTAGTGGGTCGTAATCCTTATATATTCAGTATGGATGTGGCCAACCACCTGCTTTACCTTACAGATGATACCCAAAAAGTTATAGCATATGATATCCTCACAAGAAAGAAAATACTATGCAATATTTCATTACCAAAAAGTGCCATCTACAGAAAGGGGGACTTCTTAGTTGCTTACCGTGGAAATACTATTGATATCTTCAAACGAAAAAACAAATTTGAATTCATTAAAACGCAGTCGTTTTCTGTTGGAGAACCGATCCATCAGCTTGTTATTGACCGTAACGACAGATTGTGGGTATGTTTAGATAAAGGAGGAGTTCTTTATTACAAAAATACTTTACAGGATGGGAACCTATCCCGGCCCATGAAGATCATGAATGATTTTGTCATGAATCATATCCTCGTAGACAAGGATAAAAACATCTGGTTTTCCACCAGAAACAATGGTATTTACTTTATTACAGATAAGTTTTTCAACAATTATATCCATCTTCCTGTAAAGAATAATTCTTCCTACATTACAGCTATCGGAAAAAGTGGTAAAAACATTATCATGGGGTACAATGAGGCAAAATTCGGCATTTTAAAATCGAATACCATCATTGATGTATCCCTTGAAAAAAATAGGAAAATTGAAACAAAGGCCCTGTTTTCAAAAGGGAATAGTGTTATACTGGGGCTTAGTTTAAGAACGTACCAATACAATACCGATAATAAAAAAATTACAACCATTGGTGATTATAGCTTAAAAAATATAATCCCTTATAATGACAGTTCAATACTCCTCTGTACTTCCCAGGGTCTTACACTTTATAATTTCATTACCGGTGCCAAATCTGACCTGTTTAATGAAAGAGCCTATACAGCCCTACGCTACGACAAAGACAGTGTCTTTGTTGGAAGTTTTAAGGATGTGTATAAAATGAATGTAAAAACAAATAAAAGACAACTATTTATTGAGGGATATTATTTTAAAGATATCAAAAAACTTAAGCCTCATGTATATGTAGGCTCAACCAATCTCAATGGAGTCCTTATTTTTAATAACAAAAAGATCCTCAAAAGAATCACTGAAAAAGATGGTCTGTCCACAGACCAGATAAAAAAAATCGAAGTTGAAAATGAAAACGTTTTCTGGGCGAGTACCAATTCCGGTTTGAGCAGGATAGAAATAAAAGGGAAAAAACTGGCCATCGATAATTTCACACAAACCGATGGGCTTCCCTCTAACGTAGTCGCCGGATGCGTTATAAAAGACGACACCATTTATGCCGGAACTTCAAAAGGGCTGGGTATCTTACCTATTCACAACTTGTTAACCCAGCAGAAGTTTATCAATAAAAAAGTAGTCATTAATTCTGTAACCGTAGGGGATAAAGAGATATTTGATCTCAATCAGGAAATTAAAGGGCAAACACCTGACAACACAATAACTTTTGACGTCAGCTTTCCGGATTATATCTCTCAGGGTATGATCAAATTCAAGTATAAAGTCGAAGGTCTGACCGATGAATGGCAAATAAGCAATTCATCTAAAATCATGTTTAATTCAATTCCGCCGGGGAAATATACTTTTAAAGTTTTCGGGCTCGGTTATAATGGAAAACGATCCTATACATTTTCGTCCATAGCATTTGAAATTAAGCCCAAATTCTGGCAAACCTGGTGGTTTAAATTCTTCATCATTATAATAGGATGCTCACTTATTTTTGTGGTGGTTACTATTTACTTTCAGAGAAAAAGAAACAAAAAACTCGAAACGCTTTATTATGAAAAGAAGATTGCCGAACTTGAGTTACAGGCCATCAAGGCACAAATAAATCCACATTTCATTTATAACTGTCTCAATTCTATTCAGTTTTTGCTCTACAAAAAAGATTATGCGGAAACTGAAAACTATTTAAACATATTTGCTCAGATGATACGAAAAACGTTACACTATTCTGAAAAGACATTTATGCAGATCAAAGAGGAAATTGAATACCTTTCCCTATATCTGAATATGGAAAAATTACGTTTAAAGGATCAGTTCGACTACACCATAACACGTTCAAAAAATACAGATGAAAACTGGATGATCCCATCATTACTGATACAGCCGTTTGTAGAAAATGCCATAAAACATGGTGTTTCCGGTTTAAAGGATCGAAAAGGAAATATCAGGATTACATTTGATTATACCGATTCACTTCTTTGTATTACTATTGAGGATAATGGCGTGGGAATAGAAAAAAGACCGGAATCTGCAAAAGCCAATTCTTTCGGAGTGAAATTATCTCAAAAAAGGATTGAAACATTCAGGCAGCTTTTTGAGACTGATATAACGTTGGAGCTGAATAATCTTTCCGAAAAGGACGGAAAACAAGGTACACAAATTAAACTATATATGACCCCCTATGAAAACCAAAATACAAGCCTGCATCATTGA
- the cls gene encoding cardiolipin synthase translates to MIKEFLSQFPYILPAIEILYLAGIFFLAVRIIMDTRNTSKTLAYLLLIVFLPIIGIVIYFVFGVNYRKNKFYTFKIERNEEIYNRIKKYIKETHYETLGIREKELEDFITTVNFLYHGGHSPLTRKNKVEVLINGEEKFQKVFEVLENAQHHIHLEYYIYENDDIGNRLADLLVRKSREGVIIRFLYDDMGSGKIGKKLLARLREAGVEVSPVNKITFRVLANRVNYRDHRKIIIVDGTKVFTGGINVSDKYINPNPTQYWRDMHLYIQGNGAFYFQFLFLSNWIFATEKIPPLSEDYFNYKDDEEGSTIIQVAASGPDTKPSIMLSTASAILSAKEKVYIVTPYFIPVETVLNAIKQTAIAGLDVRLMVPESGDSVVVNAAAYSYYEELLESNVRIFFYKKGFIHAKTMIIDDLFSSVGTANMDVRSQELNFEVNTLVFDKEINREIEQVFLHDMNDCSEIHLNEWRKRPKLKIFFEHLARLLSPLI, encoded by the coding sequence ATGATTAAAGAATTTTTAAGCCAGTTTCCTTACATTTTACCTGCGATTGAAATACTCTATCTTGCAGGGATCTTTTTTCTTGCGGTGAGAATTATCATGGATACCAGAAATACCAGCAAAACGTTGGCTTATCTGCTACTGATCGTCTTTTTACCCATAATAGGGATCGTGATTTACTTTGTTTTTGGTGTTAATTACAGGAAGAATAAGTTCTATACATTCAAGATTGAAAGAAACGAGGAAATCTATAACAGGATTAAAAAATATATCAAAGAAACACATTATGAAACTCTTGGTATCAGAGAAAAAGAGCTGGAGGATTTTATAACGACCGTTAATTTTCTTTATCATGGCGGACACTCACCCCTGACCCGTAAAAACAAGGTAGAAGTATTGATCAACGGAGAGGAAAAATTTCAAAAAGTTTTTGAGGTTCTTGAAAATGCGCAACACCATATTCATCTTGAATATTATATTTACGAAAATGATGATATAGGTAATAGACTTGCGGATTTACTGGTGAGAAAATCTAGGGAAGGTGTTATTATCCGTTTTCTTTATGACGATATGGGAAGTGGTAAAATCGGAAAGAAACTGCTTGCAAGATTAAGAGAAGCCGGAGTAGAAGTTTCTCCTGTCAACAAAATTACTTTTAGGGTTCTCGCCAACAGGGTCAACTACAGAGATCACAGAAAAATTATTATTGTTGACGGAACAAAAGTTTTTACAGGTGGAATCAATGTTTCTGATAAATATATCAATCCTAACCCTACACAATATTGGCGCGATATGCATTTATATATCCAGGGAAACGGAGCTTTTTATTTCCAGTTTTTATTCCTGAGCAATTGGATATTTGCAACCGAAAAAATTCCTCCTTTGTCTGAAGACTATTTCAATTATAAGGATGATGAAGAAGGAAGCACAATTATTCAGGTAGCCGCCAGTGGACCGGATACCAAGCCTTCCATCATGCTGAGTACAGCTTCTGCTATTCTTTCGGCCAAAGAAAAAGTATATATTGTTACCCCTTATTTTATTCCCGTAGAAACAGTTCTCAATGCCATCAAACAAACTGCTATTGCCGGACTTGACGTACGGCTTATGGTTCCTGAGTCCGGAGATTCTGTTGTGGTAAATGCAGCTGCTTATTCCTATTATGAGGAATTACTGGAAAGTAATGTGAGAATCTTTTTTTATAAAAAAGGGTTTATACATGCTAAAACGATGATCATAGATGATCTTTTTTCATCAGTAGGTACTGCAAATATGGATGTGAGGAGTCAGGAGCTGAATTTTGAGGTGAATACTCTTGTATTTGATAAGGAAATAAACCGGGAGATTGAGCAGGTATTTCTTCATGATATGAATGATTGCTCTGAAATTCATCTTAATGAATGGAGAAAAAGACCTAAGCTAAAGATTTTCTTTGAACATTTAGCCCGCTTGCTTTCTCCACTCATCTGA
- a CDS encoding T9SS type A sorting domain-containing protein, with product MIRIYFLTIYLFLGCLLMNAQAPCSDFNGTSNPLGNWQLDPVNNAVNYNLGSPNTLDGSQYLILDDLSGGSWFINPVDYKNIGQRFLGQCLYFDFYLEKDGGFNAPLHPTIYILSGNQAITFVANATVTPNSGWVRVRAPLALATSSAFPSNSEGTWSMPGGTWTDFNNVLNNSTAVMISPDITSSPSERVYFDNICIKSCDGCTADFKLETSFSTQGNNTGTVNLTLTNPILVSTPNNPGSSYTVNWGDGTTSPYVFSTLTHTYATPGTYTICVTEKQGKLLVCTRCFTFCYSKSTVPSREANIGNTAPQIDIKAIGKAELTAMDNEYRLVPNPAKNYVDIQTNLSSRGPVSIRVLDTSGKTVLEKSENLESGRQNIKLNTEHLIQGNYIVEIKSANKINSQKLIISK from the coding sequence ATGATAAGAATATATTTTTTAACGATTTATTTGTTCCTTGGATGCCTTCTGATGAATGCACAAGCTCCTTGTTCTGATTTTAACGGTACCAGTAATCCTTTAGGAAACTGGCAGCTGGATCCTGTAAACAACGCTGTCAATTACAACCTTGGCAGCCCCAATACATTAGACGGTTCACAATATCTTATACTAGATGATCTTTCCGGTGGGTCCTGGTTCATCAATCCTGTTGACTATAAAAACATAGGCCAAAGATTCCTGGGACAATGTCTGTATTTCGATTTTTATCTTGAAAAAGACGGAGGTTTTAATGCCCCACTCCATCCTACTATTTACATTCTTTCAGGAAATCAGGCGATTACGTTTGTTGCCAATGCTACAGTAACCCCTAATAGCGGATGGGTCCGGGTACGTGCTCCATTAGCTTTAGCTACGAGCTCAGCTTTTCCAAGTAATTCAGAAGGTACATGGAGCATGCCGGGAGGTACATGGACTGACTTCAATAATGTATTGAACAATTCAACAGCAGTAATGATATCGCCAGACATTACTTCAAGCCCAAGCGAGAGAGTATACTTCGACAATATTTGCATCAAATCATGTGACGGATGTACAGCAGACTTTAAACTTGAAACATCATTCAGTACACAAGGTAATAACACAGGAACTGTGAATTTAACTCTTACCAATCCAATTCTTGTTTCAACACCCAATAATCCGGGCAGTAGTTACACTGTAAACTGGGGTGACGGAACAACATCTCCTTATGTTTTTTCCACTTTAACCCATACTTATGCCACTCCTGGTACATATACGATATGTGTTACTGAAAAGCAAGGAAAACTATTGGTATGTACAAGATGCTTCACTTTCTGTTATTCCAAATCAACAGTCCCTTCCAGAGAGGCTAATATTGGTAATACAGCACCTCAGATTGATATCAAAGCTATTGGCAAGGCAGAGTTAACAGCGATGGATAATGAGTATAGACTGGTTCCTAACCCCGCTAAAAACTATGTGGATATTCAAACAAATCTATCCTCAAGAGGACCTGTTTCCATAAGAGTTCTTGATACATCGGGAAAAACAGTGCTGGAAAAATCAGAAAACCTTGAAAGCGGCCGCCAGAATATAAAACTAAATACTGAGCACCTTATTCAGGGGAATTATATTGTTGAAATTAAATCAGCCAATAAAATAAATTCTCAAAAATTGATTATTTCAAAATAA
- a CDS encoding DNA topoisomerase IV subunit B, which yields MSQEINPIYSEDNIRTLDWQEHIRLRPGMYIGKLGDGSSADDGIYILLKEILDNSIDEFRMKSGKRIEIKVDDGKVTIRDFGRGIPLGKVVDAVSKMNTGGKYDSKAFKKSVGLNGVGTKAVNALSDYFRVRSFRDGRMKVAEFSRGIISENHEEKDTSDRNGTEISFIPDGEIFLHFKYRKEYIERMLRNYAYLNPGLKIIFNGETYYSENGLKDLLEEELESEILYPIVHLMDNDIEVAITHSDKSQTETYFSFVNGQNTTQGGTHLNAFREAYVKTIREFFNKNFDASDIRKSIIAAISINVEEPVFESQTKTKLGSNDMGPNGPTVRTFIIDFLKSKLDNFLHRNPEIAEAIQRKILISERERKELSGIQKLARERAKKVSLHNKKLRDCRQHYNDQKAERKGDTQIFITEGDSASGSITKSRDVETQAVFSLKGKPLNCYGLTKKVVYENEEFNLLQAALNIEESLEDLRYNQVIIATDADVDGMHIRLLMITFFLQFFPDLIKNGHLYILQTPLFRVRNKKETRYCYTEMERVKALNELGKNPEITRFKGLGEISPDEFKHFIGKDIRLEPVVVGKDQTIEQLLEFYMGKNTPDRQVFILENLVVEDGDIDSRELISEVES from the coding sequence ATGTCACAAGAAATAAATCCAATCTATTCAGAAGATAATATCAGAACCCTCGATTGGCAGGAACATATTCGTTTGCGTCCCGGTATGTACATCGGAAAGCTTGGAGATGGTTCTTCCGCCGATGATGGTATTTACATTTTACTTAAAGAAATTCTGGACAACTCTATCGATGAGTTCAGGATGAAATCGGGTAAGAGAATTGAAATAAAAGTAGATGACGGAAAGGTAACGATTCGTGATTTTGGCCGGGGTATTCCGCTTGGAAAAGTGGTGGATGCCGTTTCCAAAATGAATACCGGAGGTAAATACGACAGTAAGGCCTTTAAAAAGTCCGTAGGATTGAATGGTGTTGGTACAAAAGCGGTAAATGCGCTTTCCGATTATTTCAGAGTAAGATCTTTCCGCGACGGAAGAATGAAGGTTGCGGAATTTTCACGTGGAATCATTTCGGAAAACCATGAGGAAAAAGATACTTCGGACAGGAACGGTACTGAAATTTCGTTTATACCCGATGGAGAAATCTTTCTTCATTTCAAATACAGAAAAGAGTATATCGAAAGAATGCTCCGGAACTATGCATATCTGAATCCGGGACTGAAGATCATTTTTAACGGGGAAACCTATTATTCAGAAAATGGACTTAAAGATCTGCTAGAAGAAGAACTGGAAAGCGAAATTCTATATCCGATCGTACACCTGATGGATAATGATATTGAAGTAGCTATTACGCATTCGGATAAATCACAGACTGAAACCTATTTTTCTTTTGTGAACGGGCAGAACACAACGCAGGGAGGTACCCATCTTAATGCTTTCCGTGAAGCATATGTGAAAACAATCCGTGAGTTTTTCAACAAAAACTTTGATGCTTCGGATATCAGAAAATCAATCATTGCTGCCATTTCAATTAATGTAGAAGAACCTGTTTTTGAATCCCAGACCAAAACAAAATTAGGATCTAATGATATGGGCCCTAATGGTCCCACTGTAAGAACCTTTATCATTGATTTCTTAAAAAGCAAACTGGATAATTTCCTGCACAGAAACCCTGAGATTGCAGAAGCCATTCAACGGAAAATTTTAATTTCCGAAAGAGAACGAAAGGAACTTTCGGGAATTCAGAAACTGGCAAGAGAGCGGGCGAAAAAAGTATCGCTTCATAATAAAAAACTGCGTGATTGCCGTCAACATTATAATGATCAGAAGGCAGAAAGAAAAGGGGATACACAGATCTTTATTACCGAGGGAGATTCCGCATCGGGATCCATCACGAAATCAAGAGACGTAGAAACGCAGGCTGTATTCTCACTGAAAGGGAAACCATTGAACTGCTACGGACTGACCAAGAAAGTGGTGTACGAAAATGAAGAATTCAATTTATTGCAGGCCGCTTTAAATATTGAGGAAAGTCTTGAAGATCTGCGATACAACCAGGTTATTATTGCAACTGATGCGGATGTCGATGGAATGCACATCCGTCTTTTAATGATTACATTCTTCCTGCAGTTTTTCCCGGACCTGATTAAGAACGGACATCTTTATATCCTTCAGACTCCTTTATTCAGGGTGAGAAATAAAAAAGAAACCCGGTATTGTTATACGGAAATGGAAAGGGTAAAGGCTTTGAATGAACTAGGAAAAAACCCTGAAATTACACGATTTAAAGGGCTTGGAGAGATTTCTCCCGATGAGTTTAAACATTTTATAGGTAAAGATATCCGCCTGGAGCCTGTAGTTGTTGGAAAAGATCAGACCATAGAACAGCTTTTAGAGTTTTATATGGGTAAAAATACACCGGACAGGCAGGTTTTCATTCTTGAAAATCTTGTTGTAGAAGACGGGGATATTGATAGCAGAGAACTAATAAGCGAAGTAGAAAGTTAA
- a CDS encoding response regulator transcription factor produces the protein MKTKIQACIIDDEQDGRDYISLLLKNEFPDIQISFQASSVEEAYVNLLKNAPDILFLDIQLKDGTAFDLLSKFKEISSQIIFITAFEHFAIQAIKNGATDYLLKPIKKMDFIIAVNKALEINKKNRTSTPAVHQNKISLPTMQGFKLTNIADIVRCEADSSYTTFYMSDKTKVIVSKTLHEFEDFLSDYNFFRIHHKHLINLSHLKEYIKGKGGQVIMTDNSVLDVSVRKKNDFLNKIEQLE, from the coding sequence ATGAAAACCAAAATACAAGCCTGCATCATTGATGATGAACAAGACGGAAGAGATTATATTTCTCTCCTGCTGAAGAATGAGTTTCCGGATATACAGATTTCGTTTCAGGCCTCAAGCGTAGAAGAAGCCTATGTTAATCTTCTGAAAAACGCTCCAGATATCTTATTTTTAGATATCCAGCTAAAAGACGGTACCGCATTCGATTTGCTTTCAAAATTCAAGGAGATCAGCTCGCAGATCATATTTATTACCGCCTTTGAACATTTTGCGATCCAGGCCATAAAAAATGGAGCAACGGATTACCTTCTGAAACCTATCAAAAAGATGGATTTTATTATCGCTGTAAATAAAGCTCTGGAAATCAACAAAAAGAACAGAACTTCTACACCGGCTGTTCACCAGAATAAAATAAGCCTACCTACTATGCAGGGATTCAAGCTTACAAATATCGCAGATATTGTTCGTTGCGAAGCGGATTCCAGCTACACTACATTTTATATGAGTGATAAAACAAAGGTTATTGTATCGAAAACACTGCATGAATTTGAAGATTTTCTTTCCGATTATAATTTTTTCAGAATTCATCATAAACACCTCATCAATCTGAGCCACTTAAAAGAATACATCAAAGGAAAAGGAGGACAGGTGATTATGACTGACAACTCTGTTCTGGATGTTTCCGTCCGTAAGAAAAATGATTTCTTAAATAAAATTGAACAATTGGAATAA
- a CDS encoding SDR family oxidoreductase produces the protein MNSKTKIALITGGSRGIGKNSALRIAEKGLDVIITYKSSKEEADAVVNEIKASGRNAAAFQLDTRDVKSFDAFIKNVTDHLQEHTASPNIDYLINNAGTALYSPITETTEEQLDDIIDIHFKGVFFLSQKFLPFMNDGGGIINISSGLARVALPGSSVYGSMKAGVEMLTKYMAKELGARKIKANVVAPGAIETDFGGGRTRDNKEVNALVSNITALGRAGLPEDVGGVVAFLCTEDAGWISGQRIEVSGGMAL, from the coding sequence ATGAATTCAAAAACAAAAATTGCCTTAATAACCGGTGGAAGCCGTGGAATAGGAAAAAATTCAGCCTTGAGAATAGCTGAAAAAGGTCTCGACGTTATCATTACTTATAAAAGCAGTAAAGAAGAAGCTGATGCTGTAGTCAATGAGATCAAGGCATCGGGTAGAAATGCTGCTGCTTTCCAATTGGATACAAGAGATGTGAAAAGTTTTGATGCCTTTATAAAAAATGTAACAGATCATCTACAGGAGCACACCGCAAGTCCGAACATTGATTATTTAATTAATAATGCCGGAACTGCTTTATATTCTCCGATTACTGAAACTACAGAAGAGCAACTGGATGATATTATAGATATCCATTTCAAAGGAGTATTTTTCCTTAGTCAGAAGTTCTTGCCTTTTATGAATGATGGAGGTGGAATTATCAATATTTCATCCGGTTTGGCAAGAGTAGCGCTTCCGGGATCGTCAGTATACGGATCTATGAAAGCAGGGGTTGAAATGCTTACAAAATATATGGCAAAAGAATTAGGTGCGAGAAAGATTAAAGCTAATGTCGTGGCGCCCGGAGCTATAGAAACCGATTTTGGAGGTGGCAGAACACGTGATAATAAAGAGGTTAATGCTTTGGTTTCAAACATCACAGCTTTAGGAAGGGCTGGACTTCCGGAAGATGTAGGTGGAGTAGTCGCTTTTTTGTGTACGGAAGATGCAGGATGGATCAGCGGTCAGAGAATCGAAGTGTCGGGAGGAATGGCGTTGTAA
- a CDS encoding YiiX/YebB-like N1pC/P60 family cysteine hydrolase, translated as MRIAFPYQKINFLIAVMGLALIIAVFSFHKDPSLKYKIKNIELNSEAIYLIQRGTTGKLGNVAKDFNINNKYASHLGIGFVNNNILTIYHVYVDKNKNNNNLYIDSIDEFISPEDLNYLSIWKLKNIDTASFKHIKQTLRESEKENINFDFKFEENNKAYYCSEFIVRILEKNNIKIMSDHKKNIAGIMSQILKKDTLTYFPVDGFENSNQVIKIFEWIK; from the coding sequence ATGAGAATTGCATTTCCTTATCAAAAAATAAATTTCTTAATTGCTGTTATGGGCCTTGCGCTCATAATAGCAGTTTTCTCTTTTCATAAAGACCCTTCTTTAAAATATAAAATTAAAAATATTGAACTGAATAGTGAGGCCATTTATTTAATACAAAGAGGTACAACAGGAAAACTGGGAAATGTCGCAAAAGACTTTAATATCAATAATAAATATGCTTCTCATTTGGGAATTGGTTTTGTCAACAATAATATCCTAACCATTTATCATGTGTATGTGGACAAAAATAAAAACAATAACAATCTTTATATTGATAGTATAGACGAATTCATCAGTCCTGAAGACCTGAATTATTTGTCTATCTGGAAACTTAAAAATATTGATACCGCAAGTTTTAAGCATATTAAACAGACCCTTCGCGAATCTGAAAAAGAAAATATCAATTTTGATTTTAAGTTTGAGGAAAACAACAAAGCCTATTATTGCTCGGAATTTATCGTAAGAATATTGGAGAAAAATAATATAAAAATCATGTCTGATCATAAAAAAAACATCGCCGGAATAATGAGCCAGATTTTAAAAAAAGATACCCTTACCTATTTCCCTGTAGATGGCTTTGAAAATAGTAATCAAGTAATCAAAATATTTGAATGGATAAAATAA
- a CDS encoding methionine aminotransferase, giving the protein MIQLPLSKLSNVGTTIFSQMTQLANENQAINLSQGFPDFMPDPELLNYVDNFIKKGFNQYAPMGGMIGLKEEIARKIENSHQAIYHPDSEITVTAGGTQAIFTAIATFIKRDDEVIIFEPAYDCYEPTVELFGGVIRRFEMKAPDYVIDWNAVKGMVNEKTKMIILNNPNNPSGRILKESDIQELIHIVKDTPILILSDEVYENIVFDGKQHLSICKYPELRERSLLIASFGKLFHVTGWKVGYCAAPKILTDEFRKVHQFNVFSVNTPIQLALAEYMKDDEHYNHLNEFFQKKRDFLRQGLSTTSFELLDCEGTYFQALKYDKISDKNDFDFASELTVTHKVASVPFSSFYKNKMNENVIRLCFAKKEETLERAIENLSKI; this is encoded by the coding sequence ATGATACAGCTTCCTCTTTCCAAGCTTTCCAATGTTGGAACTACTATTTTCAGTCAGATGACTCAATTGGCAAATGAAAATCAAGCCATCAATTTATCTCAGGGATTTCCGGATTTTATGCCGGATCCAGAATTACTGAATTACGTGGATAATTTCATTAAAAAAGGGTTTAATCAATATGCTCCCATGGGAGGGATGATTGGATTAAAGGAAGAAATTGCCAGGAAAATTGAAAACAGCCATCAGGCCATTTATCATCCCGACTCAGAAATTACAGTAACGGCAGGGGGAACACAGGCTATTTTTACAGCCATAGCCACGTTCATCAAGAGAGACGATGAAGTGATTATTTTTGAACCGGCTTATGATTGTTATGAGCCGACCGTAGAACTTTTTGGAGGAGTTATCCGGCGTTTTGAAATGAAGGCCCCGGATTATGTGATCGATTGGAATGCTGTAAAAGGAATGGTTAATGAAAAAACCAAAATGATCATTCTTAATAATCCTAATAATCCTTCGGGAAGGATCTTAAAGGAAAGCGATATTCAGGAGCTTATTCATATCGTAAAAGATACACCGATTCTCATTTTAAGTGATGAAGTATATGAAAATATTGTTTTCGACGGAAAACAGCATTTAAGTATCTGCAAATATCCAGAACTAAGGGAAAGAAGCCTTCTGATAGCTTCATTTGGAAAGCTTTTTCATGTTACAGGCTGGAAAGTGGGCTATTGTGCAGCTCCAAAAATCCTGACCGACGAATTCAGAAAAGTTCATCAGTTCAATGTGTTTAGCGTGAACACACCCATTCAGCTGGCGCTAGCCGAATATATGAAAGATGATGAACATTACAACCACCTGAATGAATTTTTCCAGAAAAAAAGGGATTTTCTACGGCAAGGGCTTTCGACTACTTCATTCGAATTACTTGATTGTGAAGGAACATATTTTCAGGCTTTAAAGTATGATAAGATATCGGATAAAAATGATTTTGACTTTGCCAGCGAATTGACAGTGACCCATAAAGTAGCCAGTGTTCCCTTCTCTTCTTTCTACAAAAACAAGATGAACGAAAACGTGATCAGGTTATGCTTTGCAAAAAAAGAGGAAACGTTAGAAAGGGCAATTGAAAATCTATCTAAAATATAG